ACGCCAAAGAAGATGGCTATCCTGTCGACCTCAAGCTCTGCCGCTACCTCTATGTCCCTCTTCACCGCCCTGCTGTGGGCCAGGATTTCTGAGGTTATTTCCCCTTCCCTCTTCAGTTTCATTATCCTCTTTATTCCCTCGTAGATGTCAGGGGACACTGCCGGGTGGCCGGCCTCTATCATAGCTACTCCCAGAGTGGATAGGGCCTTGGCTATCTCCACTCTCTGGTCTACAGTGAAGACGACTCCTGGCGTCTGCTCTCCTTCGCGTAGAGTAGAGTCTAGTATACCAACTTTCAACTAATGCACCTAAAAGGTTTTAGAAAGGTAAGAGCGTTATTAAACAATTCGGAGATTAACGGTTCTATTTTCGAACTAAGAAAGGGAGTTCAGTATCAGTTGAGCTACGTTCTCGAGCCCTATCTTTGGGGCGTATTTTTCCAAGATTGTTGAAATTAAGTCGTAGAGCTCCTTGTTTTTCCTGACTTGCTCTATGTGGTTGACGTACACGAATATTAGGGAAGACTTGAGGCTACCGCTCTTGGCGAAGTCCTCCTCCACCTCCTCCAAGATGCTGTTGAGCTCAGCAGAGCTCACCTTTCCCCTGAAGCCCCTCAGCTTCCTGAACTCCTCTTCGTCTAGGATTGACATCTAAATCACGCAGGCTCCACTATACTAGCAACCTCTTCCCCTTTAATAATTTCCTTTAGCCTCGATATCCTGTTGTAGTTGGCGACGATGACCCTTATCCTCGACCTCTCTACTATCTTTATTGCAAGGGGATCCAGGAGCTCGTAAGTACCAGCGCTTACAGACTGGGAGCCCTCGAGTATCCTCTTGAGCTCTGCCGTGGTAAGCCTCGACACGAGCTTTGCGTCTGAGTAGAGCCTCGGGTCCTTCTCGTAGACCCCGTCCACGTTAGTCGCTACTACCAGGAGATCCGCGTTGGTGGCCTCTGCGACCAAGGCTGAGACGGCTGCAGTAGACTGCCCAGGCTGGAAACCTCCAGTGACCACCACCTTGCCGTGGGACCAAGCTTGGATGAACTCCTCCAGGCTCTCAGGGACCTTCATGTACGCGACCTCCGGGAGGGAGAAGACTACGAGGTAGGCGTTTAGCCTGGACGCCCATATGCCCAGCAGGTCAAGGAAAGCCTCGTTGCTTCCCATCTTCCTGGCGAGGTTTATGTACTTCCTAGCCGTCTGTCCGCCCCCAGTGACTATCCCTACCCTGTACCCTTCCTTCACCAGCTGGAGAACCGAGTTCTTTAAGGCAAGGAGCTTCCCGGGATCCTCCTCGTCAAAGAACTTCCCACTTACCTTTAATATGACGTTCATCGCGTTGAAAATGCAAAAAGTAGGTAAAAAAGTTTAGACTGGGTAGTCGTCCGGCAACTTATGCCTGAAGTACTTCCCGGTCTCTGGGTCCTTGAATAAGCCTATCTTTACGCCCTTCCTTCCCTTTGGCGCCAGCATCCACACCTTCTCGGGCGAGAGCTCCATTTCCTTCCCTGCTGGAGTCTTTACTTTTACAGCATTTTTGGAGGTCATTTCAATATCTATGTTGTAGGACTGAGGTTAAAAAACCTTTCCGTGAATAATTTAATTGATAATACCATGAGTAAATAAAGGTTAATGTTGAAGGTTTGCCTTAATCCTCAGACCGCGTCTGTCAGCCCTCCATCGATCAGAATTGAAGTCCCGTTTACGTACCACGACTTGTCGGAGAGGAGGAACGCCACCAGTGGTGCCAGATCCCTCTCTGGGTCGCCTATCCTCCCTGAGGGTACGGTGGAGAGGACTACCTCTTTCCACAAGTCCTCGAAGCTCTTCCCCTCCTTCTCTGCTAGCCTTTTTATTGTCCTCTTGGCCCCTTCCGTCTCGAAGCTCCCCATTAGGATCACGTTGAAGGTGACGTTGTGCTTCGCGTAGGTCTTTGCCAATATCTTCGCCAACTGGATTAGCGGCGCCCTAGATACGTCCGCTAAAGAGAGTATCCTCTGGGGCTCCTTCACTGTCCAAGAGGAGAGGAAGATCACCCTCCCCCAACCGTTCTTGACCATCTCTGGGACGAAGGTCTTTACTAGCTTCACTATCCCAGTCAAGTACAGCTTGACTGAGTAGTCCCAGTCCTCCATGCTGGTCTCCTCGAAGTAGGAGGGCTCTGAGGGAGGGTTGCCCGTGTTGACGACTACGGCGTCCACTCCTCCCATCACGTCCACGGCGAAGGAGAAGAGCCTCTCTGAGTCCTCGTAGTTGGTCACGTCAAACTTAGTTCCCCAGACTGAGGGGTTGACCTTCCTCAGTTCCTCTACTGTCCTCCTTACCTTTTCCTCCGTCCTCGATGACACGACTAACTTGCAACCTTCCTTTGCCAACGCCCTGGCGATGCCCTTACCTATACCCTCAGTTGAGGCAGTTACCACTACTCTCTTGCCGACTAGGTTTAGCTCCATGTGAGCTTTTTACTACTCAGGGAAATTAAGTTTCGTGGAGTTCACGCTCTTTCACCACTCCTTTGAGGTCCTCGGAGGGAGCGAGAGAGTAGCCGTAGCGGTCCTTTACACTTTGAAGGAACTGGGCTACAGGGTAACGTTAGTTACCACCAACTTCAACGGAGAGAAGGTGAGGAAGTGGGACAGACACTACGTTGAGCCGGACAAGGTGATAATAAGGCCCTTTCCCCTCAAGTTCGGCATATACAAAGCCCTCTACTTATCTACTATGACTAAGAGGGAGAACAGCTTCAGCACTATAGGCGACGTCACTTGGAGTACCTTTAGCTACGTTCACTTCCCCTGGTCCCTGACGGACAACTTGAAGGTGGTGGAGAAGTACTACTACTACGAGGACTACATTAGGGACAGGAAAAAGAGGCTATACTTCCTTCCATACAAGTACTTACACAGGGCGCTCTTCAGGAGGTCTAAGAGCAGGCTCTTGGCCAACTCCAACTGGACTAGGAGGTTGTTAGAGGTCTCCGGTTACGCTGCAGAGACCTTGTACCCCCCAGTAGAGCTGAGGAGTGTTAAGGCAAAGGAGAGGAACTCGAGGCTCGTTGTCTACGTGGGGAGGATATCCCCTGAGAAGAACCTGGAGAACGTGATCGAGGTTGCCAAGAGAATGAAGGACTTCAAGTTCGCCGTGTTAGGCTCCACTGGTAGGGACTTAAAGTACGTAGAGCAGTTCAAGTCCATTGCCAACTCCTTGGGCAACGTGATAGTAGAGGAGAACCCGGACGACGCTAGGATAGACGAATACTTCTCTAAGGCTAAGGTCTACTTCCACCCGAAGGTCAACGAGCACTTTGGTATATCAATTGTGGAGGCCATGAGCGCTGGGCTAACCCCCGTCGTCCACAAGAGCGGTGGAGCTTGGTACGACGTGGTGGCTGAGGGGAAGTACGGCCTGGGTTACGAGAGCGTGGAGGAGGCTGTGCCAGCAATAAGGGAGGCTAGCAAGTGGGAAGTTGACGTGAGGGAAAGGGCAGACGAGTTCTCCTTTGAAAAGTTCACAAAAAGGTTGAGCTCTATTTTGGAGAGAACCTCTTGAAGACCTCGTAGACTGACACGTAGTCGGCCTCGGAGTAACCTAGCGCCTCCGCCATCCTGTAGAGCTGTAGCGCCAAGGACGACAAGGGGGTTATTACCTTGAGGTTCTGCGACTCCCTTTGTATGATCTCTAGGTCTTTCCTCATGTGTTTTGTGGCAAACTGGGTGTTGTAGTCCCCTGTTACCAGCTTTGGTGCCTTGATCTCTGAGGTGGGGGACTTTGCGCTCGCCATCTCAGCCAGGATCCTGGCTACCTCGTTGGGGTCTAACCCCGACTTCACCCCGAAGTTGAAGGCCTCCACCAACGTGGCAACGTAAGTACCTACAAGCAAGTTGTTCACTAGTTTTGCGTAAAGCCCCATGCCGTTCTTGCCCAAGTAGAGTATATTGGAGGCAGTGCTCTTAAGTACTTCCTTTACTTCGTCGAACTTCTCCCTAGGGCCCCCCACGAGGACGGTCAATTTCCTCTGTTCCACGAACACAGAAGTGCCTATAACTGGGGCGTCGAACATGACACCCCCGGCTTCTGACATCTTCTTTGCTATTTCCACGCTTACAGAAGGGGAGATGGTGGACATGTCGACGAAGATCTTCCCCCTCGCCTCGCTCAACATCTCGTGATAAACTGAGGAGACCGCGTTGTCGTCGGCCAGCATTGTAATAACGAAGTCCGAGTTCCTCACAAGTTCCTTCAAGTCCGTGAAGTACTTGACGTTGTACTTCTTGGAGAACTCCTCTGCCTTGCTCGTCGTTCTGTTGTACACGTAGTCTAGCTTCTTATCTGAGGCTAGGTTTGCGGCTATTCTCCAACCCATTACGCCTAGTCCAACTAGGGCTACCTTCATAGTTTAATTTGCTCCAGGATTCTTTTATGTTTTCCCTCCGAATCGATGAGGTCCACCGTTAACACTTCCCCCTTTACCTCCTTCAGCTTCTCCTTTAACTCGTCGAAGTTCCTCGCCTCTATTATTAGGTCCCTTATGCCGTCGTACACCTCTTGTCCTACTTCCTCCTCTGTGTATACGGTCACCCTGTACACTCTCTTTTGAGGTAGCGACTGGGCTATTAAGCCCAGTTCTCTTCCCGATACTTCCCCTACCTTCTTAATGTAGTAGCCAACTGCCCTTATCTCCTCCCTGGTTTCCTCCTTCACCACCAAGGGGTAGGGGTCGAGAACCCTGACCTCAGATGGCTCGGAAAAGGGGACTACCATTGCCTTCTTTAACTCGTCCTCTAGGGAGGTCCCCTTACCGTACCAAGAGGATATGGGCACCCCTCTGCTTAGTCTGTTGTACACATAAAGGGACTTCCTCACCTTGGACAGGGTGTACACTGACCTAGTGCCCACGTCGTATATCACTTCTACCTCCGGGTTGTCCATCTCTGGGGGAAAGCCCTTGGCGCTCAGTCTCTTCCCTACTTCCCTTTTTAACTCGTTTTTGAGGCTCTCGTAATAGATCAGGCCGTTATCCACGGAGAAGGCAGTTTCCCTCCTCCTCAAGTCGTCGGACAACCTTACTCCTAACACGTACTTTGGGCGATCCTTGAGCACTTCAATCGCCTTCCTCTCAAAGTCGTCCAACAGTTCCTCGATTACGTCTCCGCATAGGTAACAGCTCCTCTTCTGGAACTCCTCGCTGAAGTAGTTCTTGAAGGTGCCTTGTGCGATTGTACCAATGTTGAAGAACAGTTCCTTTACGAGCTCTAGGTTTTCCACTTTGTGTTCCTTTACCTCTTGGTCAACTTGCAGTAACAGGGATACCTTTAGGGCAAAGCCCCTCTGTGCATTTGTGAGGTTTTGTCCTAGCCTAGCAAAGCACCTTCCCAAGCAACTGTCGCAGAGAGGATACTTGGAGAGGAGCTCTCTAGCCTTGTTCAATATTTCCGAACTGTCCGAGGAGCTTTTCCACATCCTTCCTTCTCCTCTTTATTAACTTCAGCATCCTCTGGACGTTATTAAAGTGATCGAGGAGTTCCTTGACGTCACTCGGCTCTGTACCAGAACCTAGGGCTATTCTCCTCATCCTCGACTTGTCTATTATGTCTGGGTTGTCGAGTTCTTGGTAGGTCATGGAGTTCATTATGGCCAACCACTTCTTCATCTTTTCCTCTCCGACCTTCAACTGCTTCTCGGAAACTTGGCCCATCAAGTTGACGCCTGGGATCAGCTGGAGGACCTTGGAGAGAGGACCCATCTTCCTTAAGGCAATCATCTGCTTGTACAGGTCTCTCAAGGTGAGCTTGCCCTTACCACTCATTACCTCCTCCATCCTCTTCTGCATGGCATCGTAGTCCTCCAGTGCCTTCATCTTCTCTATAATGGCCTCTATGTCCCCCATTCCCAAAATCCTTGCGACGAATCTCCTTGGCTCAAAAACTTCAAGCTCCTCTATCTTCTCCCCTGTACCTATGAACTTAATCCTAGCTCCAGTGGCGGCTACGGCTGAAAGGGCGCCCCCTCCCTTTGCGGTCCCGTCCATCTTGGTAACGATTATGGAGCCCACCTTACTAGCCTGGTTAAACCTGGAGGCCAGGTCGTACGCCTTTTGGCCTATTGACGCGTCGAGGACCAAAATTACCTCGTCAGGCTTCAGCTCCTCGTAGATGTTCTTCATTTCCTCCAGCAACTTGCTCTCCTCCCCGTACCCGTGCCTCCCTGCGGTGTCCACGATCACTATGTCGTACTTCTCCTTCAGGAACTTCTCCACTCCCCTCTTCGCTATCCCAACTGCGTCAGTGTTTCCGGGTTCGCCATACACTGGGACCTTTATCTGCTCCCCTATCTGCATCAGCTGGTCTAGGGCTGCTGGCCTATACACGTCTGCCCCAACTAGGGCTACCTTAAACCCCTTCTTCTTGTAGAAGTAAGCCAACTTCCCCGCAGTAGTAGTTTTGCCGCTGCCCTGCACTCCTACAAGCATGATAACATAGGGTATCTTCTCCGGGATTACCTCGGGTTTTCTGTCTCCCCCAAACAATGAGGAGAGCTCGTCGTAGACTACCTTTATGAACCACTCCCTTTTCTCCAAGGAGGAGGGAGGCTTTTCCTTCTTCAGCCTCTCCCTTATCCTGTTTGTTAAGGAGAGGACAAGCTTAACCTGGACGTCGGAGGAGATTAGGGCCTTCTGGAGGTCCTTTATGAACTCCTCTACAGCTTGGTCATAAGAAGAACTACCGCCCAAAAACTTCCTTACAGCGTCCTTTATGTTGTCAAGCATGACTTACACAGGAATTTACTTAACTCTCACTATCTTATTTCTTCCCATTATAGTCCAGTACTCTATCTCGGCTCCTGGCCTTATCTTGCTTGCCAAGTCCTCTTCCTTTGGTTTCTCCATCTCGAAAGTTTCGTAAGTATTGAGGTCCATTACTTGGAGCTTGTCCCCAGTGTCGGCGAGTATCTGGCCCACGTGCTTCTCTATGATGGGCACCTCAACTTGTTGGTCAACCGGGGCCATCAAGGTCTTCTTGGCCCCCGTGAATATACTTATCGCGACTACGTTGGCCTTAGCAGCGCCGTGCTTTCCGGTCTTTGCCTTCTGTATCTCAACTACCCTGCAGGGCTCTCCGTCAATGACTATGTAGTTACCTTCTTTCAATTCGCCAACTGTTGTATAGTTGACACCCATCGACCTTCCCTCTTGTTGATTCACTGCAGAGCTTTTAACTCTTGTGCTCCGAGCTTTGGCCCCTCATCATGTCTCAGCTAGTCTGAAGTCTTCACAGCAATTTTAATATAAAGAGGAGGATTTTAAGATATTATGCCTTGGAGAATAAGGTGCACTGAGTGCGGTACAGAGAGGGACCTGAACGTAAGCTTTGACATCAGCAAACAGAAGACCATTTACATGTACTGCAACGTGTGCAGGAAAAATACTTTTAACGAGATATTGGGATATAAGGAATAGATGAAGAACCCAAGTACTTTGAGCGGTGAAATGACCTGTCTCGGCTGATTTAGCTTATGTAATCGCCTTTTTGGATCTTGTCTGGGATATATTGGAAGGCGAGGAACTTGAGCCCCTTGCTCGCCATAGCCTCTATTTCTAGCTTTGCCTTCTTCTGGAGGAACAAGTCTATCTCTTCCTGCCAGCTCTTGGTCTTGAACCAGCTGTAGTTCCTTATCTCCTGGGCCCTCTTGATGTCGAAGTCCTTTGCCTTGATTATGAAAGAGTTCCTCTCTTTCTCCGTCAAGTAGGGCTTTTTGATCTTGGTTCCAAAGATGTCTCCCATTGAGACGCCCAGGAACTTGGCGTCAGGAGTTGCCAACCTCTCGCTCTCATAGGACAGGTTAATCGAGCCTATCCTGAAGACGCTGTAGATGTACCATCCGTAAGGGTCGGCGTCTGTCAAGATGTACACTGGGAGGTTGAGCTCATCACGTAGTCTCCTCACAAACCTCCTCGTTGCCCTATCCGGCTGGCCAGCGCTGGTCACGAGAATGCAGTTGTACTTCTTCCAGAACCCCGCCCTGTGCAATTGCTGAAACACTGCGTCCTTCTCTACTACTAGGACAAACTGAGCGTTTACGTCTACGAAGTCTATTAAGTCAGGGGTTGGCTCAATAGAGTAGGCCCCGTGTCCCATCTTGCTGAGGTCTATTACGTCATTACCGCTCCTAATCCTCATGTCCCCCACAACTTTTCCCTTTTCCTTGCTGAGTATTAGCATGTCCTCCCTCAGTAACGAAGTGAAGACCTCTATGTCCACTATGACGCTATCTGATTCCTTCTGCTCATCCCACGTGTTCTCCTCGTACACTTTCCCCTCTGGGGACTTGAGGACTATGGAGTGTTTTCCGCGATAGTAAAGGTCACGTATGGTCGGGTACTCGTCGTTAATTAGGGCCTCGTAAATTATACTGCCCATTAGCGTAGTCTGCATAAACCTCTTTGCCTCGTTTAGGTCTATGAAGGACCTCTTGAGCTTCTCCTCGCCCAGCAGGAGGAGCTTCCTCTTCTCATCGTACACCGTATTGGCAAGGGTCCTCTTTGGTATCTCCATTACCGGTGGTTGTCCCTCCTTTACCTGCTCTATTAACCTCAGGAACTTGGTCTTGAGAACCTCAGCGGCTTTTTTCCTCGCTTCCCTGTCTACCTTTGAGGTCAACTCGCTACTCATATTTCCTCAACCTTATATAATTTATATTGTTCTAGGTCTTTTAAATTCAATTTCCTTACCACTATCTCGAATAGGAGGTACTGCAACTCCTCCTTGTACTTGTCCTGCTCCTCTTTCTTACTATCAGCTAGGAACGTAGAAAGGCTCTTGGCTACCTCAGGGATATACTTTAGATAGGTGAGCATCCTCTTCCTGGCTTCCTCCTCCTTCTTCTTCTGCGTCAAGAACTGCTTGAGTTCTCTCGCAACTTCCATGATCCCGTTCTTGATCTCCTTCTCTATTTCCTCCACCTCGGCTATGCTCTCCTTCCCAGCGCTCTTGTAGGGGACTTTTGTACTGCAGAGGTGTACCATGACCACAAGTGGGAACTGGTCTTCTTCTATGCCGTACCTCTTCCAGTCTATCTCAGACACCACCTTCCATATCACGTCAGATTTTTCATCGTAGATCAGGGGGATCTTGTTGGCATACCTCAGCACTAGCGGCTCCGGAGAAGGCTGTATTTGGCCCCCGTACGCAAGCCCCACCTCGACTATGAACGGGTGGCCTTGGTAGGCCTTAGGCTTCCTGGTAACTGCTCCAGCGAACTCCGGGTTAAAGATTTTTCTCAAGCTCAGCTCTATTAGGTCAGATCCTATAACGGACAAGGCATCTGGAGATGGTGGACGGAAGTCTGGGAACTTCTTCATGGCCTCTGTAAGTCTTGAAAGCTCGTCGTCGGTCAACGAGGATATCTTCTTGCTCGGGCTCACGTTTGCCATTTCCAGGACTTTTTGGGCTGTAACCTCCCCGACGCTCTGGAACTCCTTAATTAGAAATTCCTTTACTGTGTAGCTCGGGTTTAGATGGGTTATCATGTTCTTTAGTAGCTCTATATCTACGCCGTAGGGGTGTGGCTTTACCTCCTGTGGAGGTTTTGGTATCTTATTCGTTAGCCTAGGGTAAAACGTGACGTTGCCGTCTGGGTCCTTAAAGTAGAACTCGGCGTAAGGTGCAACTATGTACGTCCTCTTTATGTAGTCGTAGACCCTTTGCTTTGACCTCTGCCAGTCGCCAAGCAAGTAGATTGAGACCGAAGTACCGTGGAAGTTCCTCTCGTTTGAAGCGGAACTTCTCTCGTATATGATTGGCTCGTTCTTGGTGACGTCAATCTTAAGCTTAAAGATGTAGATCCTCTTGGAGCCTATTGGGGACGTGATTATTTCCACTGGCTTCTCTTGATACATCTGGCTGTAGAGCACTGCTGCCTTTACTCCTAGCCCGTACATACCCCTTGTCTGCCTCAAAACATACTTTGAGCTGTAGAGCACCCTGCCAAAGGCGTCCGGGACTACGTGCGGAGGGATTCCGATGCCGTTGTCCTCAACCGTTACCTTGTATATCTCCTTTTCCTTGTTGTCGACGTCTATTATGACCTTAATGGAGGGCAAAATTTCGTGGACGTCAGTGGCGTCAAGTGCGTTCTCGACAAGTTCCCTCACGGTTTGGTACATAGCCCTAGCCGGGTTGGAGAACCCGGCCAGCTCCGGGTTCCTCTTGAAGAACTCTGCAGGCGAAATGCTGGTAAACTTCTCTCTAGCCGACACTAAATGTCACCGCAAATAAAATATCAAGCAGAATAACTTAATAAGGATGAAGCCAGAATAGGCAAGATAACCGTAGCGTCGCCGTAGATCACTTGTTGCTTCGCGTTAGGCAATACCTTGTTCCAAGATATCGCTTCCCTGGGCTTCGCACCGCTCAAACTTCCGTCGTACTCCTGCGCAGTGGTCAAGTAGACTGCGTAGTCTAAGCCTTCCTTAAATTGGTTCCACCATATCGTGTGGTGTTTGCTTATCCCTCCTCCTATAATTAGGGCACCGGACTTCTTGCACGAGAAGACCAAGTCCTTTAATAGCCTCATGTCCTCGAAGAGGTTTATCCTAAGCCCCGTGAACTGGGACTGGACGAACAAGTTGGTACCAAAGCTTCCGTCAACTACTCCGGGGACTATCACGGGTACCTTCTTTTCGTAAGCTGCTCTTAGGATGGAGTTCCCGTCCTCGATCCTCTTCCCGAACTCCCACAAGAGCTCGTACACAGGCCATTCCTTCTTCTCCCTTGTCAGCTCAGGGATTACCTTTCTAACGACGTTCTCAATAACCTCACCGTAAGCCTCAAAAGGGATCACTACGTTTCCTAGTCTATGGATCTTTAGCTCCCTCAGCATACTGTCGTCGTAGTTAAAGCTTCCCTTGTAATACTTCCCGCCGAAACTCCTAGCTAGGTCGTGGTCAACTGTTCCCCCCGTGGTTATAACGACGTTGAAGAAACCCCTCTTTATCAAGTCGGCAAAAATCCCTCTAAGGCCCGTAGAGACCAAGTTGGCCGTAAACGAGAGGAACCTCAGGTCGGCTTCTCTAACCATTTCCTTTAAGATTTGGGAGGACTTGTAGACGGCCTCGGCGCTGAACCCA
The Candidatus Aramenus sp. CH1 DNA segment above includes these coding regions:
- a CDS encoding signal recognition particle protein Srp54, with product MLDNIKDAVRKFLGGSSSYDQAVEEFIKDLQKALISSDVQVKLVLSLTNRIRERLKKEKPPSSLEKREWFIKVVYDELSSLFGGDRKPEVIPEKIPYVIMLVGVQGSGKTTTAGKLAYFYKKKGFKVALVGADVYRPAALDQLMQIGEQIKVPVYGEPGNTDAVGIAKRGVEKFLKEKYDIVIVDTAGRHGYGEESKLLEEMKNIYEELKPDEVILVLDASIGQKAYDLASRFNQASKVGSIIVTKMDGTAKGGGALSAVAATGARIKFIGTGEKIEELEVFEPRRFVARILGMGDIEAIIEKMKALEDYDAMQKRMEEVMSGKGKLTLRDLYKQMIALRKMGPLSKVLQLIPGVNLMGQVSEKQLKVGEEKMKKWLAIMNSMTYQELDNPDIIDKSRMRRIALGSGTEPSDVKELLDHFNNVQRMLKLIKRRRKDVEKLLGQFGNIEQG
- a CDS encoding glycosyltransferase yields the protein MEFTLFHHSFEVLGGSERVAVAVLYTLKELGYRVTLVTTNFNGEKVRKWDRHYVEPDKVIIRPFPLKFGIYKALYLSTMTKRENSFSTIGDVTWSTFSYVHFPWSLTDNLKVVEKYYYYEDYIRDRKKRLYFLPYKYLHRALFRRSKSRLLANSNWTRRLLEVSGYAAETLYPPVELRSVKAKERNSRLVVYVGRISPEKNLENVIEVAKRMKDFKFAVLGSTGRDLKYVEQFKSIANSLGNVIVEENPDDARIDEYFSKAKVYFHPKVNEHFGISIVEAMSAGLTPVVHKSGGAWYDVVAEGKYGLGYESVEEAVPAIREASKWEVDVRERADEFSFEKFTKRLSSILERTS
- a CDS encoding translation initiation factor IF-5A, giving the protein MGVNYTTVGELKEGNYIVIDGEPCRVVEIQKAKTGKHGAAKANVVAISIFTGAKKTLMAPVDQQVEVPIIEKHVGQILADTGDKLQVMDLNTYETFEMEKPKEEDLASKIRPGAEIEYWTIMGRNKIVRVK
- the pyrH gene encoding UMP kinase, which produces MNVILKVSGKFFDEEDPGKLLALKNSVLQLVKEGYRVGIVTGGGQTARKYINLARKMGSNEAFLDLLGIWASRLNAYLVVFSLPEVAYMKVPESLEEFIQAWSHGKVVVTGGFQPGQSTAAVSALVAEATNADLLVVATNVDGVYEKDPRLYSDAKLVSRLTTAELKRILEGSQSVSAGTYELLDPLAIKIVERSRIRVIVANYNRISRLKEIIKGEEVASIVEPA
- a CDS encoding deoxyhypusine synthase; its protein translation is MKREDVLVEEVEDVTLDDLKGLDKAIEVYGKIYGFSAEAVYKSSQILKEMVREADLRFLSFTANLVSTGLRGIFADLIKRGFFNVVITTGGTVDHDLARSFGGKYYKGSFNYDDSMLRELKIHRLGNVVIPFEAYGEVIENVVRKVIPELTREKKEWPVYELLWEFGKRIEDGNSILRAAYEKKVPVIVPGVVDGSFGTNLFVQSQFTGLRINLFEDMRLLKDLVFSCKKSGALIIGGGISKHHTIWWNQFKEGLDYAVYLTTAQEYDGSLSGAKPREAISWNKVLPNAKQQVIYGDATVILPILASSLLSYSA
- a CDS encoding DNA topoisomerase IV subunit A translates to MSSELTSKVDREARKKAAEVLKTKFLRLIEQVKEGQPPVMEIPKRTLANTVYDEKRKLLLLGEEKLKRSFIDLNEAKRFMQTTLMGSIIYEALINDEYPTIRDLYYRGKHSIVLKSPEGKVYEENTWDEQKESDSVIVDIEVFTSLLREDMLILSKEKGKVVGDMRIRSGNDVIDLSKMGHGAYSIEPTPDLIDFVDVNAQFVLVVEKDAVFQQLHRAGFWKKYNCILVTSAGQPDRATRRFVRRLRDELNLPVYILTDADPYGWYIYSVFRIGSINLSYESERLATPDAKFLGVSMGDIFGTKIKKPYLTEKERNSFIIKAKDFDIKRAQEIRNYSWFKTKSWQEEIDLFLQKKAKLEIEAMASKGLKFLAFQYIPDKIQKGDYIS
- a CDS encoding SDR family oxidoreductase, which codes for MELNLVGKRVVVTASTEGIGKGIARALAKEGCKLVVSSRTEEKVRRTVEELRKVNPSVWGTKFDVTNYEDSERLFSFAVDVMGGVDAVVVNTGNPPSEPSYFEETSMEDWDYSVKLYLTGIVKLVKTFVPEMVKNGWGRVIFLSSWTVKEPQRILSLADVSRAPLIQLAKILAKTYAKHNVTFNVILMGSFETEGAKRTIKRLAEKEGKSFEDLWKEVVLSTVPSGRIGDPERDLAPLVAFLLSDKSWYVNGTSILIDGGLTDAV
- a CDS encoding NAD(P)-dependent oxidoreductase; translated protein: MKVALVGLGVMGWRIAANLASDKKLDYVYNRTTSKAEEFSKKYNVKYFTDLKELVRNSDFVITMLADDNAVSSVYHEMLSEARGKIFVDMSTISPSVSVEIAKKMSEAGGVMFDAPVIGTSVFVEQRKLTVLVGGPREKFDEVKEVLKSTASNILYLGKNGMGLYAKLVNNLLVGTYVATLVEAFNFGVKSGLDPNEVARILAEMASAKSPTSEIKAPKLVTGDYNTQFATKHMRKDLEIIQRESQNLKVITPLSSLALQLYRMAEALGYSEADYVSVYEVFKRFSPK
- a CDS encoding chromatin protein Cren7, producing the protein MTSKNAVKVKTPAGKEMELSPEKVWMLAPKGRKGVKIGLFKDPETGKYFRHKLPDDYPV
- a CDS encoding DNA topoisomerase VI subunit B, with amino-acid sequence MSAREKFTSISPAEFFKRNPELAGFSNPARAMYQTVRELVENALDATDVHEILPSIKVIIDVDNKEKEIYKVTVEDNGIGIPPHVVPDAFGRVLYSSKYVLRQTRGMYGLGVKAAVLYSQMYQEKPVEIITSPIGSKRIYIFKLKIDVTKNEPIIYERSSASNERNFHGTSVSIYLLGDWQRSKQRVYDYIKRTYIVAPYAEFYFKDPDGNVTFYPRLTNKIPKPPQEVKPHPYGVDIELLKNMITHLNPSYTVKEFLIKEFQSVGEVTAQKVLEMANVSPSKKISSLTDDELSRLTEAMKKFPDFRPPSPDALSVIGSDLIELSLRKIFNPEFAGAVTRKPKAYQGHPFIVEVGLAYGGQIQPSPEPLVLRYANKIPLIYDEKSDVIWKVVSEIDWKRYGIEEDQFPLVVMVHLCSTKVPYKSAGKESIAEVEEIEKEIKNGIMEVARELKQFLTQKKKEEEARKRMLTYLKYIPEVAKSLSTFLADSKKEEQDKYKEELQYLLFEIVVRKLNLKDLEQYKLYKVEEI
- a CDS encoding pseudouridylate synthase — protein: MWKSSSDSSEILNKARELLSKYPLCDSCLGRCFARLGQNLTNAQRGFALKVSLLLQVDQEVKEHKVENLELVKELFFNIGTIAQGTFKNYFSEEFQKRSCYLCGDVIEELLDDFERKAIEVLKDRPKYVLGVRLSDDLRRRETAFSVDNGLIYYESLKNELKREVGKRLSAKGFPPEMDNPEVEVIYDVGTRSVYTLSKVRKSLYVYNRLSRGVPISSWYGKGTSLEDELKKAMVVPFSEPSEVRVLDPYPLVVKEETREEIRAVGYYIKKVGEVSGRELGLIAQSLPQKRVYRVTVYTEEEVGQEVYDGIRDLIIEARNFDELKEKLKEVKGEVLTVDLIDSEGKHKRILEQIKL